In the genome of Oscarella lobularis chromosome 1, ooOscLobu1.1, whole genome shotgun sequence, one region contains:
- the LOC136199027 gene encoding DBH-like monooxygenase protein 1 → MRPSFVSLAVCTICALATGAILPNDFLINKYTFHVSLDENENYWLFWSVDNEAGEISFGVQVNTPGWIGFGLSPDGRMPNSDIVTGWVNSKGKGFIQDRYSSGKFLPSDAESQDVELIAVSEADQVTTLEFKRKLKACEANDRSIDIGTSRIIWSYNPNDPEDDSPNALLQHTVTGRRSVNLLDTIGGAQVPLPDDVQEFIVGVENLHVPTNDTTYWCRNLTLPVIPSGAHIVGASNNGDYAPVVTPGNEGVVHHILIYRCFNKTDFSTGYEGSCYGNMPDEHFRCRASAPIIAWGIGGNKILYPADVGYLFSGDSGLQSVLFEVHYDNPQQKANIHDSSGIKLYYTTTLRKKEATTMMLAHPAPSLSLILPKGGKNIVMTNLCPAECTQKGIPESGINVFGVFLHAHTAAIAVKLRHIRNGKELPYIGRNDHYDFDYQDTVFPLEPVKILPGDILQAICHYNTENRTKVTIGGLGTSDEMCAAFLLVYPAPKLLTCFGQVPKRELNEFITKAYDKGWASPYTGDTMPQLVNGLNKLDLSIPSAAGEAYDAFWNTTKREAFCMGHNGDFIASGEYSLPSYVPLAPDPAPVCSAEAKTVLSVFSIVMCVAVLVVF, encoded by the exons ATGAGACCTTCCTTTGTCTCACTTGCGGTTTGCACGATCTGCGCCCTTGCTACGGGAGCGATACTGCCTAACGACTTTCTAATCAACAAATACACATTCCACGTGAGCTtggacgagaacgaaaacTACTGGCTCTTTTGGAGCGTTGATAACGAAGCGGGAGAAATATCGTTTGGAGTGCAAGTCAACACGCCCGGCTGGATTGGATTTGGGCTTTCACCTGATGGCCGAATGCCCAACTCGGACATCGTGACGGGATGGGTGAACTCCAAGGGAAAGGGATTCATTCAG GATCGCTATTCATCGGGAAAGTTTCTTCCGTCCGACGCCGAAAGTCAGGACGTCGAATTGATAGCGGTGTCTGAAGCCGATCAAgtgacgacgctcgaatTCAAACGAAAATTGAAAGCGTGCGAAGcaaacgatcgatcgattgac ATAGGCACGTCTCGCATCATCTGGTCCTACAATCCCAACGACCCAGAAGACGATTCGCCGAACGCCTTGCTGCAGCACACGGTGACGGGAAGACGAAGCGTGAATTTGCTCGACACAATCGGCGGCGCCCAAGTCCCCTTGCCTGACGACGTACAGGAATTCattgtcggcgtcgaaaac ctGCATGTGCCCACGAACGATACAACGTATTGGTGTCGCAATTTGACCCTGCCCGTAATTCCGAGCGGTGCTCACATTGTTGGGGCGAGTAATAACGGAGAT TATGCTCCCGTGGTGACGCCGGGGAACGAAGGAGTCGTTCATCACATCCTCATTTATCGGTGCTTCAATAAGACTGACTTTTCTACGGGTTACGAGGGCAGTTGCTATGGAAACATGCCTGATGAACACTTCCGATGCAGAGCATCGGCTCCCATCATTGCGTGGGGAATTGGCGGAAAT AAAATCCTATATCCGGCGGACGTTGGATATTTGTTCAGCGGAGACAGTGGCTTGCAATCCGTCCTCTTCGAAGTGCACTATGATAATCCGCAGCAAAAAGCGA ATATACACGACAGTTCCGGAATCAAGTTGTACTACACGACCACGTTGCGCaagaaagaagcgacgaCCATGATGCTCGCTCACCCGGCCCCGTCGTTGTCGCTTATTTTGCCAAAGGGCGGAAAGAACATCGTCATGACAAATCTGTGTCCAGCAGAGTGCACGCAAAAA GGAATTCCAGAGAGTGGAATCAACGTGTTTGGCGTCTTTCTGCACGCTCACACAGCTG CAATTGCAGTGAAACTTCGACACATACGCAATGGAAAAGAACTTCCTTACATAGGTAGAAATGATCACTATGACTTTGACTATCAG GACACCGTTTTTCCGCTTGAACCTGTCAAAATCCTTCCC GGAGATATTCTACAGGCGATTTGTCATTACAATACCGAGAATCGCACCAAAGTCACTATT GGTGGCTTGGGAACGAGTGATGAGATGTGTGCTGCCTTTCTGCTCGTGTATCCGGCTCCAAAATTGTTGACGTGCTTCGGTCAAGTGCCAAAAAGAGAGCTGAACGAGTTTATAACCAAAGCCTATGA CAAGGGATGGGCTTCTCCCTATACTGGCGATACTATGCCTCAGCTTGTCAACGGTCTGAACAAGCTCGATTTATCGATTCCTTCCGCTGCCGGTGAGGCGTATGACGCATTTTGGAATACGACAAAAAGAGAAGCGTTTTGCATGGGACATAACGGCGATTTTATAGCG AGCGGCGAATACTCCTTGCCTTCGTATGTGCCGCTTGCCCCAGACCCAGCACCCGTGTGTTCTGCGGAAGCGAAGACTGTTCTGTCTGTGTTTTCGATTGTGATGTGCGTCGCTGTGCTTGTTGTCTTTTAG
- the LOC136199035 gene encoding DBH-like monooxygenase protein 1, with product MRPSFVSLAVCTICALATEAIPPSDFLINKYTFHVSLDENENYWLFWSVDNEAGEISFGVQVYTPGWVGFGLSPDGRMPNSDIVTGWVNSKGKGFIQDRYSSGKFLPSDAESQDVELIAASEADQVTTLEFKRKLKACEANDRSIDIGTSRIIWSYNPNDPEDDSPNALLQHTVTGRRSVNLLDTIGGAQVPLPDDVQELIVGVGNVHLPANDTTYWCRNLTLPVIPSGAHIVGYAPMVTPGNEGVVHHIVIYRCFNGTVFSTGYEGNCYGNMPDEHFRCRGTAPVVVWGIGGNEIRYPADVGYPFSGDSSLRSVIFEVHYDNPQQKASESQQVEQSAGAQFKIADQHEGILPNNHIFFYF from the exons ATGAGACCTTCTTTTGTCTCACTTGCGGTTTGCACGATCTGCGCCCTTGCTACGGAAGCGATACCGCCGAGCGACTTTCTAATCAACAAGTACACATTCCACGTGAGCTtggacgagaacgaaaacTACTGGCTCTTTTGGAGCGTCGATAACGAAGCGGGAGAAATATCGTTTGGAGTACAAGTCTACACGCCCGGCTGGGTTGGATTCGGGCTATCACCTGATGGCCGAATGCCCAACTCGGACATCGTCACGGGATGGGTGAACTCCAAGGGAAAGGGATTTATTCAG GATCGCTATTCATCGGGAAAGTTTCTTCCGTCCGACGCCGAAAGTCAGGACGTCGAATTGATAGCGGCGTCTGAAGCCGATCAAGTGACAACGCTCGAATTCAAACGAAAGTTGAAAGCGTGCGAAGCAAACGACCGATCGATTGAC ATAGGCACGTCTCGCATCATCTGGTCCTACAATCCCAACGACCCAGAAGACGATTCGCCGAACGCCTTGCTGCAGCACACGGTGACGGGAAGACGAAGCGTGAATTTGCTCGACACAATCGGCGGCGCCCAAGTCCCCTTGCCTGACGACGTACAGGAACTCATTGTCGGCGTCGGAAAC gtGCATCTGCCCGCGAACGATACAACGTATTGGTGTCGCAATTTGACCCTGCCCGTAATTCCGAGCGGTGCTCACATTGTTGGG TATGCTCCCATGGTGACGCCGGGGAACGAAGGAGTCGTTCATCACATCGTCATTTATCGGTGCTTCAATGGGACCGTCTTTTCTACGGGTTACGAGGGCAATTGCTATGGAAACATGCCTGATGAACACTTCCGATGCAGAGGAACGGCTCCTGTCGTTGTGTGGGGAATTGGCGGAAAT GAAATCCGATATCCGGCGGACGTTGGATATCCGTTCAGCGGAGACAGTAGCTTGCGGTCCGTCATCTTCGAAGTGCACTACGATAATCCGCAGCAAAAAGCGAGTGAGAGTCAACAAGTTGAAC AATCGGCTGGCGCGCAATTCAAAATTGCGGATCAGCATGAAGGAATTCTCCCTAACAACCATATATTTTTTTACTTCTAA